From Haemorhous mexicanus isolate bHaeMex1 chromosome 2, bHaeMex1.pri, whole genome shotgun sequence, the proteins below share one genomic window:
- the GJA3 gene encoding gap junction alpha-3 protein isoform X1 encodes MGDWSFLGRLLENAQEHSTVIGKVWLTVLFIFRILVLGAAAEEVWGDEQSDFTCNTQQPGCENVCYDKAFPISHIRFWVLQIIFVSTPTLIYLGHVLHIVRMEEKRKEKEELKKKGSSKDGNYPVAAAASGSGGGGGSSNVKDQPIVKRGKEKLPIRDERGRIRMGGALLRTYVFNIIFKTLFEVGFIVGQYFLYGFELKPVYQCSRSPCPHTVDCFISRPTEKTIFIIFMLVVASVSLLLNMLEIYHLGWKKLKQGMTSQYILEMPVATMTPVMVTGESKPVSLPPPAPPVVVTTATPAPVLPDTRAVTPLLAPVTMASYYATAAPRPRPPSNTTSMASYAAAPQVPEERHRAVTPTPISTPVTIPTPIPTPTPAVINYFNSSSRALTSEQNWANMAAEQQGKVSSSSAGSSTPSSVRHPLPEQEEPLEQLLPPPAVLPIAAANSGSSTSLSGASGSKWDVEGEVELSGARPVSAACTTVEMHEPPLLVDTRRLSRASEARGEKCNSIATPKRSLREQPLHPGSPGLRKQSYNSQVALLRSA; translated from the exons ATGGGTGACTGGAGCTTTCTGGGGAGACTGTTAGAGAATGCGCAGGAGCACTCCACGGTTATTGGCAAGGTTTGGCTGACGGTACTGTTTATCTTCAGGATcctggtgctgggggctgctgctgaggaggtcTGGGGAGACGAGCAGTCGGACTTTACATGCAACACTCAGCAACCTGGTTGTGAAAATGTTTGCTATGACAAAGCCTTCCCCATTTCTCACATCCGCTTCTGGGTGCTGCAGATCATTTTTGTCTCCACTCCAACCCTCATCTACCTGGGCCATGTCCTGCACATTGTACGCatggaggagaagaggaaagagaaagaggagcTGAAAAAGAAGGGAAGCAGCAAAGATGGCAACTACccagtagcagcagcagcatctggcaGCGGTGGTGGAGGAGGCAGCAGTAATGTCAAAGATCAACCTATTGTCAAAAGGGGGAAGGAGAAGCTCCCAATCCGTGATGAACGTGGTAGAATCCGCATGGGCGGTGCCTTGCTCCGTACCTATGTCTTCAATATCATATTCAAGACTCTGTTCGAGGTGGGCTTCATTGTGGGCCAGTACTTCCTGTATGGCTTCGAGCTAAAGCCGGTCTACCAGTGCAGCCGCTCGCCTTGTCCACACACTGTGGACTGCTTCATCTCGAGGCCCACTGAGAAGACgatcttcatcatcttcatgtTGGTGGTGGCCTCAGTCTCCCTGCTGCTGAACATGCTTGAGATCTATCACTTGGGGTGGAAGAAGCTTAAGCAGGGCATGACGAGTCAGTACATCCTAGAGATGCCTGTCGCAACAATGACCCCGGTTATGGTAACAGGGGAGTCCAAACCTGTTTCCCTGCCGCCGCCGGCACCACCTGTGGTGGTCACGACTGCCACGCCGGCCCCTGTTCTGCCTGACACCCGTGCTGTCACACCGCTGCTGGCCCCAGTGACCATGGCATCGTACTATGCTACAGCTGCTCCGAGACCGCGGCCCCCCTCCAACACGACGTCCATGGCAAGCTACGCCGCTGCTCCACAAGTTCCTGAGGAGAGGCACCGTGCTGTGACTCCCACGCCCATCTCCACTCCCGTCACCATCCCGACCCCCATCCCCACGCCCACGCCAGCCGTCATCAACTACTTCAACAGCAGCAGCCGTGCCCTGACCTCTGAGCAGAACTGGGCCAACATGGCAGCCgagcagcaggggaaggtttCCTCCAGCTCAGCAGGCTCCTCTACCCCCAGCAGCGTCCGGCATCCCCTTCCTGAGCAGGAAGAGCCACTGGAGCAGCTACTCCCACCCCCGGCTGTGCTGCCCATCGCCGCAGCCAACAgcggcagcagcaccagcctgagcGGGGCGAGCGGCAGCAAGTGGGATGTGGAGGGCGAGGTGGAGCTGTCGGGGGCACGGCCCGTCTCGGCTGCCTGCACCACGGTGGAGATGCACGAGCCGCCGCTGCTGGTAGACACGCGGCGCCTGAGCAGGGCCA GTGAAGCTCGGGGGGAGAAATGTAACTCTATTGCAACCCCTAAGAGAAGTCTGAGAGAGCAGCCTCTGCATCCAGGCAGTCCTGGTCTGAGAAAGCAAAGCTACAACTCACAGGTTGCGCTTTTAAGATCAGCTTAA
- the GJA3 gene encoding gap junction alpha-3 protein isoform X3 has product MEEKRKEKEELKKKGSSKDGNYPVAAAASGSGGGGGSSNVKDQPIVKRGKEKLPIRDERGRIRMGGALLRTYVFNIIFKTLFEVGFIVGQYFLYGFELKPVYQCSRSPCPHTVDCFISRPTEKTIFIIFMLVVASVSLLLNMLEIYHLGWKKLKQGMTSQYILEMPVATMTPVMVTGESKPVSLPPPAPPVVVTTATPAPVLPDTRAVTPLLAPVTMASYYATAAPRPRPPSNTTSMASYAAAPQVPEERHRAVTPTPISTPVTIPTPIPTPTPAVINYFNSSSRALTSEQNWANMAAEQQGKVSSSSAGSSTPSSVRHPLPEQEEPLEQLLPPPAVLPIAAANSGSSTSLSGASGSKWDVEGEVELSGARPVSAACTTVEMHEPPLLVDTRRLSRASEARGEKCNSIATPKRSLREQPLHPGSPGLRKQSYNSQVALLRSA; this is encoded by the exons atggaggagaagaggaaagagaaagaggagcTGAAAAAGAAGGGAAGCAGCAAAGATGGCAACTACccagtagcagcagcagcatctggcaGCGGTGGTGGAGGAGGCAGCAGTAATGTCAAAGATCAACCTATTGTCAAAAGGGGGAAGGAGAAGCTCCCAATCCGTGATGAACGTGGTAGAATCCGCATGGGCGGTGCCTTGCTCCGTACCTATGTCTTCAATATCATATTCAAGACTCTGTTCGAGGTGGGCTTCATTGTGGGCCAGTACTTCCTGTATGGCTTCGAGCTAAAGCCGGTCTACCAGTGCAGCCGCTCGCCTTGTCCACACACTGTGGACTGCTTCATCTCGAGGCCCACTGAGAAGACgatcttcatcatcttcatgtTGGTGGTGGCCTCAGTCTCCCTGCTGCTGAACATGCTTGAGATCTATCACTTGGGGTGGAAGAAGCTTAAGCAGGGCATGACGAGTCAGTACATCCTAGAGATGCCTGTCGCAACAATGACCCCGGTTATGGTAACAGGGGAGTCCAAACCTGTTTCCCTGCCGCCGCCGGCACCACCTGTGGTGGTCACGACTGCCACGCCGGCCCCTGTTCTGCCTGACACCCGTGCTGTCACACCGCTGCTGGCCCCAGTGACCATGGCATCGTACTATGCTACAGCTGCTCCGAGACCGCGGCCCCCCTCCAACACGACGTCCATGGCAAGCTACGCCGCTGCTCCACAAGTTCCTGAGGAGAGGCACCGTGCTGTGACTCCCACGCCCATCTCCACTCCCGTCACCATCCCGACCCCCATCCCCACGCCCACGCCAGCCGTCATCAACTACTTCAACAGCAGCAGCCGTGCCCTGACCTCTGAGCAGAACTGGGCCAACATGGCAGCCgagcagcaggggaaggtttCCTCCAGCTCAGCAGGCTCCTCTACCCCCAGCAGCGTCCGGCATCCCCTTCCTGAGCAGGAAGAGCCACTGGAGCAGCTACTCCCACCCCCGGCTGTGCTGCCCATCGCCGCAGCCAACAgcggcagcagcaccagcctgagcGGGGCGAGCGGCAGCAAGTGGGATGTGGAGGGCGAGGTGGAGCTGTCGGGGGCACGGCCCGTCTCGGCTGCCTGCACCACGGTGGAGATGCACGAGCCGCCGCTGCTGGTAGACACGCGGCGCCTGAGCAGGGCCA GTGAAGCTCGGGGGGAGAAATGTAACTCTATTGCAACCCCTAAGAGAAGTCTGAGAGAGCAGCCTCTGCATCCAGGCAGTCCTGGTCTGAGAAAGCAAAGCTACAACTCACAGGTTGCGCTTTTAAGATCAGCTTAA
- the GJA3 gene encoding gap junction alpha-3 protein isoform X2 yields MGDWSFLGRLLENAQEHSTVIGKVWLTVLFIFRILVLGAAAEEVWGDEQSDFTCNTQQPGCENVCYDKAFPISHIRFWVLQIIFVSTPTLIYLGHVLHIVRMEEKRKEKEELKKKGSSKDGNYPVAAAASGSGGGGGSSNVKDQPIVKRGKEKLPIRDERGRIRMGGALLRTYVFNIIFKTLFEVGFIVGQYFLYGFELKPVYQCSRSPCPHTVDCFISRPTEKTIFIIFMLVVASVSLLLNMLEIYHLGWKKLKQGMTSQYILEMPVATMTPVMVTGESKPVSLPPPAPPVVVTTATPAPVLPDTRAVTPLLAPVTMASYYATAAPRPRPPSNTTSMASYAAAPQVPEERHRAVTPTPISTPVTIPTPIPTPTPAVINYFNSSSRALTSEQNWANMAAEQQGKVSSSSAGSSTPSSVRHPLPEQEEPLEQLLPPPAVLPIAAANSGSSTSLSGASGSKWDVEGEVELSGARPVSAACTTVEMHEPPLLVDTRRLSRASKSSSCRARSDDLAV; encoded by the coding sequence ATGGGTGACTGGAGCTTTCTGGGGAGACTGTTAGAGAATGCGCAGGAGCACTCCACGGTTATTGGCAAGGTTTGGCTGACGGTACTGTTTATCTTCAGGATcctggtgctgggggctgctgctgaggaggtcTGGGGAGACGAGCAGTCGGACTTTACATGCAACACTCAGCAACCTGGTTGTGAAAATGTTTGCTATGACAAAGCCTTCCCCATTTCTCACATCCGCTTCTGGGTGCTGCAGATCATTTTTGTCTCCACTCCAACCCTCATCTACCTGGGCCATGTCCTGCACATTGTACGCatggaggagaagaggaaagagaaagaggagcTGAAAAAGAAGGGAAGCAGCAAAGATGGCAACTACccagtagcagcagcagcatctggcaGCGGTGGTGGAGGAGGCAGCAGTAATGTCAAAGATCAACCTATTGTCAAAAGGGGGAAGGAGAAGCTCCCAATCCGTGATGAACGTGGTAGAATCCGCATGGGCGGTGCCTTGCTCCGTACCTATGTCTTCAATATCATATTCAAGACTCTGTTCGAGGTGGGCTTCATTGTGGGCCAGTACTTCCTGTATGGCTTCGAGCTAAAGCCGGTCTACCAGTGCAGCCGCTCGCCTTGTCCACACACTGTGGACTGCTTCATCTCGAGGCCCACTGAGAAGACgatcttcatcatcttcatgtTGGTGGTGGCCTCAGTCTCCCTGCTGCTGAACATGCTTGAGATCTATCACTTGGGGTGGAAGAAGCTTAAGCAGGGCATGACGAGTCAGTACATCCTAGAGATGCCTGTCGCAACAATGACCCCGGTTATGGTAACAGGGGAGTCCAAACCTGTTTCCCTGCCGCCGCCGGCACCACCTGTGGTGGTCACGACTGCCACGCCGGCCCCTGTTCTGCCTGACACCCGTGCTGTCACACCGCTGCTGGCCCCAGTGACCATGGCATCGTACTATGCTACAGCTGCTCCGAGACCGCGGCCCCCCTCCAACACGACGTCCATGGCAAGCTACGCCGCTGCTCCACAAGTTCCTGAGGAGAGGCACCGTGCTGTGACTCCCACGCCCATCTCCACTCCCGTCACCATCCCGACCCCCATCCCCACGCCCACGCCAGCCGTCATCAACTACTTCAACAGCAGCAGCCGTGCCCTGACCTCTGAGCAGAACTGGGCCAACATGGCAGCCgagcagcaggggaaggtttCCTCCAGCTCAGCAGGCTCCTCTACCCCCAGCAGCGTCCGGCATCCCCTTCCTGAGCAGGAAGAGCCACTGGAGCAGCTACTCCCACCCCCGGCTGTGCTGCCCATCGCCGCAGCCAACAgcggcagcagcaccagcctgagcGGGGCGAGCGGCAGCAAGTGGGATGTGGAGGGCGAGGTGGAGCTGTCGGGGGCACGGCCCGTCTCGGCTGCCTGCACCACGGTGGAGATGCACGAGCCGCCGCTGCTGGTAGACACGCGGCGCCTGAGCAGGGCCAGTAAGTcgagcagctgcagagcccgGTCAGACGACCTGGCCGTGTAA